A window of Euwallacea similis isolate ESF13 chromosome 10, ESF131.1, whole genome shotgun sequence contains these coding sequences:
- the Ae2 gene encoding anion exchange protein 3 isoform X4 encodes MPFDERYYRQPRHHYSGQRKYSLPIEGTAKKRHHHHHYHDKEGTNANGFQKETRRVSTQPEDADLGAADRDQLDSHRSDDPRAMRRHKASIMHIGKGAELHPFLKKLYDHSPHAIFVELSELLQTEGELEKEWKETARWIKYEEDVEEGVDRWGKPHVASLSFHSLLNLRKCLENGVCILDLEEKDLPAIAYRVSEDLFKEDLIREEDKALLMRILLVRHRHVNEPQDRRFGFTRNKHSYASLQSYWLDESAMMARCSICSAQGKACPVHEAVAKGRSFSVIGFAPINLQEAERRKISYPENGVKNGDPERKLLPANDAHTVDMKEEMYSASNEDIRRAKNDAILKKIPPEAQGACVLVGNVDFLEQPAIAFVRLAEAVVIPSLIEVNIPVRFIFILLGPKLSTIDYHEVGRSISTLMANQQFHNIAYKADSRKELLSAINEFLDDSIVLPPGDWERQALLPIEEIKAKSDAIKKRKLNALKKEQEAHGVVKPLLTTDGGDKKPPFPNPLERTKKPWGGLINDLKRRYPHYKSDITDGLNAQCAAAAIFMYFAAVSGAIAFGGLTGIKTDNQIGISETLLATCIGGIFFAIFCGQPLIIVGTTGPLLLFDESLFQFCQAQGIEFLTIRVYIGLWLALIGIGVAAFEGSVLVKLFTRFTEDIFSALIVFLYIIESIQKVCFVYEKHPILANYYEYETEGFRNITGNDTSMENVTDQPLVQRVPMLDSSGVINQPNTALFCTILTLGTFAIAYYLKIFRNSHFLGRSARRALGDFGVPIAIICMVFLDFMVPEIFTEKLNVPQGLSPSRPELRGWFIPPGGLENPVPVWAMFAAVVPAMLVYILLFMETHICELILDKKERKLQKGAGFHLDIVLICLTNVVCGSFGFPWMCAATVRSIAHASALTVMSRTHAPGEKPHLIEVKEQRLSSFLVAVLIGLSVLMSSLLRQVPMAVLFGIFLYMGVASTDGIQLFDRLRLFFMPVKHHPQACYVRKVRTIKMHIFTFVQMMCLIMLWVVKSTKASLAFPFFLILMVPVRDQLKRIFSQRELRALDGDQADVDDDEPDFYAEAPLPG; translated from the exons ATGCCTTTCGATGAGCGGTATTATCGACAGCC ACGCCATCACTACAGTGGTCAAAGGAAGTATTCCCTTCCTATAGAGGGCACCGCCAAGAAAAGGCACCACCACCATCATTACCATGACAAAGAGGGCACTAATGCTAATGGTTTCCAAAAGGAAACGCGCAGG GTGTCCACTCAGCCGGAAGATGCGGATCTTGGCGCCGCTGATCGTGATCAATTGGATAGTCACCGATCCGATGATCCGCGCGCAATGCGCCGCCACAAGGCCTCCATCATGCACATCGGCAAAGGGGCTGAATTGCACCCGTTCCTGAAGAAACTGTACGATCACAGCCCTCATGCCATTTTCGTAGAACTGAGTGAGTTACTCCAGACGGAGGGCGAACTTGAAAAAGAATGGAAGGAGACAGCTAGATGGATTAAATATGAGGAGGATGTCGAGGAGGGCGTAGACAGGTGGGGTAAACCCCACGTGGCCTCTCTTAGCTTCCACTCGTTACTCAACCtcagaaaatgtttagaaaaCGGG GTGTGTATCCTGGATTTGGAGGAAAAAGACCTTCCCGCCATAGCCTACCGCGTCTCTGAGGATTTATTCAAAGAAGACTTGATCCGGGAAGAAGACAAAGCTCTTCTTATGCGGATCCTGTTGGTGCGCCATCGGCATGTCAATGAGCCGCAGGATCGGCGATTCGGTTTCACCAGGAACAAGCACAGTTACGCTTCTTTGCAG TCCTATTGGTTGGACGAGAGTGCCATGATGGCGCGCTGCTCCATCTGTTCGGCGCAGGGCAAGGCTTGCCCTGTTCACGAAGCCGTGGCCAAGGGTCGGTCCTTTTCCGTTATCGGATTCGCGCCGATA aACCTGCAGGAGGCTGAGAGACGCAAAATCAGCTACCCGGAAAATGGGGTGAAAAACGGAGACCCAGAGCGTAAGCTGCTGCCTGCCAATGACGCTCACACTGTGGACATGAAAGAGGAAATGTATTCGGCCTCAAATGAGGACATACGCAGGGCGAAGAATGATgctatattaaagaaaatcccTCCAGAAGCTCAAGGTGCCTGCGTCCTCGTAGGCAATGTGGATTTTTTGGAACAACCGGCCATTGCTTTCGTCCGATTGGCCGAGGCCGTGGTCATCCCTTCTCTCATCGAGGTCAACATTCCTGTGAGGTTCATCTTTATTCTTCTAGGACCGAAATTATCCACCATAGATTACCATGAAGTGGGCCGCAGCATCTCCACATTGATGGCCAATCAGCAGTTCCATAATATCGCCTATAAGGCTGATTCGCGCAAAGAGCTCCTCTCTGCTATAAACGAGTTTTTAGATGATAGTATAGTGCTGCCTCCTGGTGATTGGGAGCGGCAAGCCTTGCTCCCCATAGAAGAGATAAAAGCCAAAAGTGATGCAATTAAAAAGCGCAAGCTTAATGCCTTGAAAAAAGAGCAGGAGGCGCATGGAGTGGTTAAACCACTACTCACAACAGATGGAGGAGATAAAAAGCCCCCTTTTCCCAACCCTTTGGAGCGTACCAAAAAACCTTGGGGAGGGTTGATTAATGACCTAAAACGCCGCTATCCCCACTATAAGAGTGACATTACAGATGGGCTAAATGCGCAATGTGCAGCTGCAGCTATATTTATGTACTTTGCAGCTGTGAGTGGGGCGATCGCCTTTGGCGGTTTAACAGGAATTAAAACTGATAATCAAATTGGTATTAGCGAGACTCTATTGGCTACATGTATTGGAGGGatttttttcgcaattttcTGCGGACAGCCCCTGATTATAGTTGGAACCACCGGGCCGCTACTGCTTTTTGACGAAagtttatttcagttttgtcaGGCTCAGGGCATTGAATTCTTGACTATAAGAGTATACATCGGATTATGGTTGGCTTTGATTGGAATAGGGGTCGCAGCCTTTGAAGGGAGTGTTTTAGTGAAGCTTTTCACCAGGTTCACCGAGGACATATTTTCCGCCCTCATCGTGTTTCTTTATATCATCGAGAGCATTCAGAAGGTGTGTTTTGTTTACGAGAAACATCCGATTTTGGCCAATTACTACGAATATGAGACGGAAggtttcag GAACATCACCGGAAACGACACTTCAATGGAAAACGTCACCGACCAACCCCTTGTACAACGCGTACCCATGTTGGATAGCAGCGGCGTCATCAACCAACCAAACACCGCCCTTTTTTGCACTATTCTGACACTGGGAACCTTCGCTATCGCCTACTACTTGAAGATATTTCGTAATAGCCATTTTCTGGGCCGATCTGCCCGGCGCGCTCTCGGCGACTTCGGAGTTCCTATAGCAATAATCTGCATGGTTTTCCTGGACTTTATGGTACCGGAAATCTTTACCGAAAAGCTGAATGTGCCCCAGGGTTTATCGCCCTCTCGACCGGAGCTTAGGGGTTGGTTTATCCCTCCGGGTGGGTTGGAGAATCCGGTACCTGTTTGGGCCATGTTTGCGGCCGTGGTGCCCGCCATGTTGGTGTATATTCTGCTATTCATGGAGACCCACATTTGCGA GTTGATTTTGGACAAAAAGGAGCGTAAACTGCAAAAAGGAGCAGGGTTCCATCTGGACATAGTCCTCATTTGTCTGACCAACGTGGTGTGCGGTTCTTTTGGCTTTCCATGGATGTGTGCAGCCACCGTTCGCAGCATCGCGCACGCAAGCGCATTGACAGTGATGTCACGCACTCACGCCCCTGGGGAAAAACCGCACCTGATCGAGGTCAAGGAACAACGTTTGTCCAGTTTCCTGGTGGCGGTCCTAATTg GCTTGTCTGTACTCATGTCGTCACTGCTGCGACAGGTGCCGATGGCGGTTCTCTTCGGGATTTTCCTATACATGGGCGTGGCCTCGACAGATGGCATTCAACTGTTTGACAGGCTGCGATTGTTTTTCATGCCAGTGAAGCATCATCCACAGGCGTGTTACGTACGAAAG